In Deinococcus puniceus, one genomic interval encodes:
- a CDS encoding DUF6630 family protein: MNSEWAALLDLLLAPLPAEEGWQVRRGFVQALETLLLDSGSPPYDPKQLRWARADALMAALTAHAEDQDIPAWWLVMQVDWKAADEVEWQAQLMCRTHGLPGVFVWTPNPSDGVPEALAAFAAWLEPQGLLYRPWLRDEDAYAGFVVPHASAEAFEVAALRVGLDG; this comes from the coding sequence ATGAATAGTGAGTGGGCCGCACTTCTAGACTTACTTCTGGCCCCGCTTCCTGCTGAAGAGGGGTGGCAAGTGCGCCGGGGCTTCGTGCAGGCCTTAGAAACCTTGCTCCTAGATTCCGGTTCGCCGCCCTACGATCCTAAACAACTGCGCTGGGCGCGGGCTGATGCACTGATGGCCGCCCTGACCGCTCATGCCGAAGATCAGGACATTCCGGCGTGGTGGTTGGTCATGCAGGTGGACTGGAAGGCGGCAGATGAAGTGGAGTGGCAGGCCCAGTTGATGTGCCGAACACATGGCTTACCCGGTGTCTTCGTGTGGACGCCCAACCCCAGCGACGGCGTGCCAGAAGCTTTGGCCGCCTTTGCCGCGTGGCTGGAACCGCAGGGCTTGCTCTACCGCCCTTGGCTCCGGGACGAGGATGCTTACGCTGGGTTTGTCGTGCCGCACGCATCGGCGGAGGCTTTTGAAGTGGCTGCTTTGCGTGTGGGGCTGGACGGGTGA
- a CDS encoding excalibur calcium-binding domain-containing protein, protein MKRHSWFRLLCLGATLTCAPAANAQAAPFAVEVRYLGKALNASQQATVREAAARVSALIASPFQPVTLELPANSCDSNLPRIRERVQQFFVFVRVLDLGEDKYAEAAPCELQDGSYLPIYGVIDLNSTVLPDLPKIDLLDTMIHEMLHALGVGTLWEADYRVSLSGDSDDKNLITKVNGKYYYTGAKGLAAYRNLGGKVGAGIPLDADAGHWAGGAVCSEILSGDAGDYTGRVNPVSPLTLGALEDLGYRVNRAAGNRYTLPLNGCPAGSDEEEEAAEAEAAANSVFFASCAAARAAGAAPIRRGQPGYRAAMDGDGDGVACE, encoded by the coding sequence GTGAAACGACACTCTTGGTTCCGCCTGCTGTGCCTCGGAGCAACCCTGACCTGTGCCCCAGCAGCGAACGCGCAGGCCGCCCCTTTTGCCGTAGAAGTGCGCTATCTGGGCAAGGCCCTGAACGCCTCGCAGCAGGCCACCGTGCGCGAGGCGGCGGCGCGGGTGTCGGCCCTGATCGCCTCTCCCTTCCAGCCCGTCACGCTAGAGTTGCCCGCCAATTCCTGCGATTCCAACTTGCCCCGGATTCGGGAGCGGGTGCAGCAGTTTTTCGTGTTCGTGCGCGTGCTCGATTTGGGCGAGGACAAATACGCCGAGGCCGCGCCCTGCGAGTTGCAAGACGGTTCCTACTTGCCGATTTACGGCGTGATAGACCTGAACTCCACCGTGCTGCCCGACCTGCCCAAAATCGATCTGCTGGACACCATGATTCACGAAATGCTGCACGCGCTGGGCGTGGGTACGCTGTGGGAAGCCGACTACCGGGTGTCTCTCAGCGGTGACTCGGACGACAAAAACCTGATTACAAAGGTGAACGGGAAGTACTACTACACGGGGGCCAAGGGGTTGGCGGCCTACCGGAATTTGGGAGGCAAGGTGGGCGCGGGCATTCCGCTGGACGCCGACGCTGGGCACTGGGCGGGCGGCGCGGTGTGTTCGGAAATCCTGTCGGGCGACGCCGGAGACTACACGGGCCGCGTGAATCCGGTCAGTCCGCTGACGCTGGGGGCGCTGGAAGACTTGGGCTACCGCGTGAACCGGGCCGCCGGAAACCGCTACACCCTGCCGCTGAACGGCTGCCCGGCAGGCAGTGATGAAGAAGAGGAAGCAGCAGAGGCCGAAGCCGCCGCCAACAGCGTATTTTTTGCCAGTTGCGCCGCCGCCCGCGCTGCCGGGGCCGCCCCCATTCGGCGCGGGCAACCCGGCTACCGCGCCGCGATGGACGGCGACGGGGACGGCGTGGCGTGCGAATAA
- a CDS encoding GNAT family N-acetyltransferase, whose protein sequence is MSPQIVTTLEGLTPAQLGGFFEGWPTPPSPETLHRMLCGSYRIALAMENEQVVGFAQAISDGVLTAFIPSLEVRPEWRGQGLGSRLMDTLLDQLAHLYAVDLCCDDNLIPFYERLGMQRGNAMVRRNYARQSGAR, encoded by the coding sequence ATGTCGCCTCAGATCGTCACCACTTTGGAAGGCCTGACGCCCGCGCAACTCGGCGGATTCTTCGAGGGCTGGCCCACTCCGCCCTCGCCCGAAACGCTGCACCGGATGCTCTGCGGCTCCTACCGGATTGCGCTGGCGATGGAGAATGAGCAGGTCGTGGGCTTCGCACAGGCCATCAGCGACGGCGTGCTCACCGCCTTTATTCCCTCGTTGGAAGTGCGCCCAGAATGGCGCGGGCAGGGCCTAGGTTCCCGCCTGATGGACACCCTGCTTGACCAATTGGCCCACCTGTACGCCGTAGACCTGTGCTGCGACGACAACCTGATCCCCTTTTATGAGCGGCTGGGAATGCAGCGGGGCAATGCGATGGTGCGCCGAAACTATGCGCGGCAGAGTGGAGCGAGATAA
- a CDS encoding chromate transporter, which translates to MATPDLLLDIFLTFVRLGLTGFGGTNLAEMERLLVGQRGWIDARTFANGFALGQLMPGPNLLAVTHYGLVIAGGWGAFAATVGFYGPTAVLSAAAALLWKRHSAHPWSLTFRNALLPFGGGVMLAGVLVLGQTSIHSWAAAALVAVSFLILSKTRLNSALVVVGVAVVGALIGL; encoded by the coding sequence ATGGCGACACCTGACCTGCTGCTGGACATCTTTTTGACCTTCGTGCGCCTCGGCCTGACTGGATTTGGCGGCACCAACTTGGCCGAAATGGAGCGGTTGTTGGTGGGACAACGCGGCTGGATAGACGCCCGCACCTTTGCCAACGGTTTTGCACTGGGCCAACTGATGCCGGGGCCGAACCTGCTGGCGGTCACGCATTACGGCCTCGTTATCGCCGGGGGCTGGGGCGCGTTTGCCGCTACGGTAGGCTTTTATGGCCCCACAGCAGTCCTGAGTGCGGCGGCGGCCCTGCTCTGGAAACGGCACAGCGCCCATCCGTGGAGCCTGACCTTCCGGAATGCCTTGTTGCCCTTTGGCGGCGGCGTGATGCTGGCAGGCGTGCTAGTGCTGGGCCAAACCAGTATTCACTCGTGGGCGGCAGCGGCGTTGGTGGCCGTGTCTTTCCTCATTCTCAGCAAAACTCGCCTGAATTCGGCATTGGTGGTGGTGGGAGTGGCGGTGGTTGGGGCGCTGATCGGGCTGTAG
- a CDS encoding Crp/Fnr family transcriptional regulator, protein MSRLEDLQRSPLFQNVPQEALRDVLQILTPRSYRPGEVVLSQDVSGDALHLITGGVVRVSRVSLGHRERVMGDIYAPGLVGETSVLSHQQRSATVTALTDVTTLMLYREHFEVLLNRHPKVLWNLAAMLVQRVTNLNDELIAFGLNTEAALAHVFTTQYRQRLAAGIPDPEVLPLGTQDIMQRISASRETVARVMKKLEAQGLLDITPRTVHLLDLEGLGAVPLGDEDGE, encoded by the coding sequence ATGTCTCGTTTGGAAGATTTGCAGCGTTCACCCCTGTTTCAGAATGTGCCCCAAGAAGCTCTGCGGGATGTGCTCCAAATTCTGACTCCCCGCTCTTACCGCCCCGGCGAAGTGGTGCTGTCACAAGACGTGTCCGGCGACGCGCTGCATCTGATTACGGGCGGCGTGGTGCGGGTCAGCCGGGTCAGCCTCGGCCACCGCGAGCGCGTGATGGGTGACATCTACGCGCCCGGTCTGGTGGGAGAAACCTCGGTGCTGTCGCATCAGCAGCGCAGCGCCACCGTCACGGCCCTCACCGACGTGACCACCCTGATGCTGTACCGAGAGCATTTCGAGGTGCTGCTGAACCGCCACCCCAAGGTGCTGTGGAATTTGGCGGCCATGCTCGTACAGCGCGTCACCAACCTCAACGATGAACTGATCGCCTTTGGCCTGAACACCGAAGCCGCACTCGCCCACGTGTTTACCACCCAGTACCGTCAGCGCCTCGCGGCAGGCATTCCCGACCCCGAAGTGCTGCCGCTGGGCACGCAGGACATCATGCAGCGCATCAGCGCCAGCCGCGAAACGGTGGCCCGCGTCATGAAGAAACTGGAAGCGCAGGGCCTGCTGGACATCACACCCCGCACGGTGCATCTGCTGGATTTGGAAGGGCTGGGAGCCGTGCCGCTCGGTGACGAGGACGGGGAGTAG
- a CDS encoding chromate transporter — translation MTATQSTPPPLEDDPTSPVPHLPGAPTTLNLARAFVGVALAGIGGGIPAHTRRAMLRRGWLTDLQFAETFTLAQLTPGPNGVNLAAMIGARLGGKRGALASTVGVLTPGLIAMTAVTVLLLGLPGGLPPALQSALRGAACAALAVILTMVGPIVRVGWSVTAGRLPIGAAVTVLTFVALGVLRLDLLPVLAVLVGVGLVAHRPSKGSHGDT, via the coding sequence GTGACCGCCACCCAATCCACGCCCCCACCTCTGGAGGACGACCCGACCAGTCCAGTGCCTCACCTGCCGGGAGCGCCCACGACGTTGAATCTGGCCCGCGCTTTTGTGGGTGTGGCGCTAGCGGGCATCGGCGGGGGTATTCCGGCCCATACGCGCCGCGCCATGCTCAGGCGCGGCTGGCTCACCGACCTACAATTTGCCGAGACGTTTACGCTGGCGCAACTGACGCCGGGGCCAAACGGCGTGAACTTGGCCGCCATGATCGGGGCGCGGCTGGGCGGCAAACGCGGCGCACTCGCCAGCACGGTGGGGGTGCTGACGCCGGGGCTGATTGCCATGACCGCCGTCACCGTGCTGCTGTTGGGGCTGCCCGGTGGCCTGCCGCCCGCGCTGCAAAGTGCGCTGCGGGGCGCGGCCTGTGCCGCCTTGGCCGTGATTCTGACGATGGTCGGCCCTATCGTGCGCGTGGGCTGGAGCGTCACGGCCGGACGGCTGCCCATCGGCGCGGCGGTGACGGTGCTGACCTTCGTGGCGCTGGGCGTGCTGCGGCTGGATCTGCTGCCCGTGCTGGCGGTGCTGGTGGGCGTGGGTTTGGTGGCGCACCGTCCATCAAAGGGAAGTCATGGCGACACCTGA
- a CDS encoding ABC transporter ATP-binding protein produces MPRVTLPTAPVPTVQAAALAAVNVRHSFGELTVLHGVSLRVAAGEVVAVTGPSGSGKSTLLHLLGGLDVPQEGEVWWAGERADTQDTQARATRRAGRVGLVFQHHYLLEDLNVLDNVRVPALLSGQDGTERARELLARVGLAGREKALPGVLSGGERQRVAVARALASRPAVVLADEPTGSLDRVNADMVAALLIDLARENQAGVLLVTHDERLAARADRTLHLLDGRMVEGG; encoded by the coding sequence ATGCCCCGCGTGACCCTGCCCACCGCCCCCGTGCCCACCGTCCAGGCTGCGGCCCTCGCTGCCGTGAACGTGCGGCACAGTTTTGGAGAATTGACTGTGCTACACGGTGTATCGCTGAGGGTGGCGGCGGGCGAGGTGGTGGCCGTGACCGGGCCGAGCGGTAGCGGCAAAAGCACATTGCTGCATCTGCTGGGCGGGCTGGACGTGCCGCAGGAAGGCGAGGTGTGGTGGGCAGGCGAACGCGCCGACACGCAAGACACGCAGGCCCGCGCCACGCGGCGTGCTGGACGGGTCGGACTGGTGTTTCAGCACCATTATCTGTTGGAAGATCTGAACGTGCTGGACAACGTGCGCGTTCCCGCGTTGCTGTCGGGGCAAGACGGCACGGAACGCGCCCGCGAACTGCTGGCGAGGGTCGGTCTCGCCGGACGTGAAAAAGCCCTGCCCGGTGTCCTCAGCGGCGGCGAACGCCAGCGGGTGGCCGTAGCCCGCGCCCTCGCCTCCCGCCCTGCGGTGGTGCTGGCCGACGAACCCACCGGGAGCCTAGACCGCGTGAACGCCGACATGGTGGCCGCTCTGCTGATCGATCTGGCACGGGAAAATCAGGCCGGAGTGCTGCTGGTCACCCACGACGAACGCCTCGCGGCCCGCGCTGACCGCACGCTGCATCTGCTGGATGGGCGGATGGTGGAGGGGGGATAG
- a CDS encoding ABC transporter permease, which produces MTPFLRKFRVLFSTQFALMTEYRAEIVIWMLSGTLSLVMMLVWMGQAAAAPGGQIRGFSASDFASYFLATWFVGQLLVVWVAWELDFEVRQGTLSPKLLRPLDPMWGHYTGHLAERIVRFPLMLALGGLFAWLAGARFSPDWRVYAAVLVLVILGFTVRFLWEYSLGLLAFWTESSTSFQEVVWLVYAALGGLFAPLAFYPQWVQDIAVWTPFPYMLGLPANLIAGKATLEQAGQGMLVLLGWLAVFALLRLWVWRVGLRKYGAVGA; this is translated from the coding sequence ATGACTCCCTTCCTCCGCAAGTTCCGCGTCCTCTTTTCCACCCAGTTTGCCCTGATGACCGAATACCGGGCCGAAATCGTCATCTGGATGCTGTCTGGCACGCTGTCTCTTGTGATGATGTTGGTCTGGATGGGACAGGCCGCCGCCGCGCCGGGGGGCCAGATTCGCGGGTTCTCGGCGTCCGATTTTGCGTCGTACTTCCTTGCCACTTGGTTCGTGGGGCAGTTGTTGGTGGTCTGGGTGGCGTGGGAACTGGATTTCGAGGTCAGGCAAGGCACGCTGTCGCCCAAGCTGCTGCGCCCGCTAGACCCGATGTGGGGCCACTACACCGGACATTTGGCCGAACGAATCGTGCGCTTTCCGCTGATGCTGGCGCTGGGGGGCCTGTTCGCGTGGCTGGCCGGGGCACGCTTCAGCCCCGATTGGCGCGTGTACGCCGCCGTATTGGTGCTGGTCATTTTGGGCTTCACCGTGCGCTTCCTGTGGGAATACTCGCTGGGCCTGCTGGCTTTCTGGACAGAATCCAGCACCAGTTTTCAGGAAGTGGTGTGGCTGGTCTACGCCGCGCTGGGCGGCCTGTTTGCGCCGCTGGCCTTCTATCCTCAGTGGGTGCAGGATATTGCCGTCTGGACACCCTTCCCGTACATGCTGGGCCTGCCCGCCAACCTGATCGCCGGAAAAGCCACGCTGGAACAGGCCGGACAGGGCATGCTGGTGCTGCTGGGCTGGCTGGCCGTGTTCGCGCTGCTGCGCCTGTGGGTGTGGCGTGTGGGTCTGCGGAAATATGGGGCGGTGGGGGCGTGA
- a CDS encoding spermidine synthase, whose amino-acid sequence MSGYTVLSRAPIPGSSEDLILYQRDDEFTIRISGYVSELMNSRMHGSEDALAEYACPIIAGRAGVRVLVGGLGMGFTLAAALRSTGPDATVTVAELVPQVVDWNRGPLGECAGRPLDNLRTRVHVGDVAELLRGSRAVWDAVLLDVDNGPDGMTHKENDWLYSHKGLKAIAAALTPGGVLAIWSVDPDPKFTARLIKAGYSVETRIARERPGKGAKHTIWLAVRP is encoded by the coding sequence GTGAGTGGTTACACCGTCCTCAGCCGCGCCCCGATTCCGGGCAGTTCCGAAGACCTGATCTTGTATCAGCGGGACGACGAATTTACGATCCGGATCAGCGGCTATGTCAGCGAACTGATGAACAGCCGCATGCACGGTTCCGAAGACGCGCTGGCCGAGTATGCCTGTCCGATCATTGCGGGGCGGGCAGGCGTGCGGGTGCTGGTGGGCGGCCTCGGCATGGGCTTTACGCTGGCGGCGGCGCTGCGGTCTACCGGGCCGGATGCGACTGTGACGGTGGCCGAACTGGTGCCGCAGGTGGTGGACTGGAACCGGGGGCCATTGGGCGAATGCGCGGGCCGCCCGCTCGACAACCTCCGAACCCGCGTGCATGTGGGCGATGTGGCCGAACTGCTCCGGGGCAGCCGCGCCGTGTGGGACGCCGTGCTTCTGGACGTAGACAACGGCCCGGACGGAATGACCCACAAGGAAAACGACTGGCTGTACAGCCACAAGGGGCTAAAAGCAATCGCGGCGGCCCTGACCCCCGGCGGCGTGCTGGCGATCTGGTCGGTAGACCCAGACCCCAAATTCACTGCCCGCCTGATCAAAGCCGGATACAGCGTGGAAACCCGAATTGCCCGCGAACGCCCCGGCAAAGGCGCGAAGCACACGATCTGGCTGGCGGTGCGTCCGTAG
- a CDS encoding alpha/beta hydrolase family protein, translated as MLPAQEQFAQFSVDGQRLYGLLHIPSEYSPSEHSLSGKRPAQGWPSVVLVHGFTGNQGGDHRLLPVLARQLAARGVACLHFDCRGSGISQGDFSEMTVTREVQDTVAAFEYMRHQPGLDPERVMLLGFSMGGIVVSLAAAQVRPHRLALWAPALPELWLPMLRGGFVPPVISDHGGWPISREFLLEVTRLKPLEAAAAWAQSMGGGVARVFHGDADQTCPPEFGVRYAQALGCDAVGIPGGTHTFESFSSTEMLYTETVRFLTGG; from the coding sequence ATGCTTCCCGCCCAAGAGCAGTTTGCACAGTTTTCGGTTGACGGCCAACGCCTCTACGGTTTGCTGCATATCCCTAGTGAGTACAGCCCTAGTGAACACAGTCTTAGTGGCAAGCGGCCCGCGCAGGGATGGCCTTCGGTGGTGTTGGTTCACGGCTTTACGGGCAATCAGGGCGGCGATCACCGCCTCTTGCCTGTGCTGGCGCGGCAGTTGGCGGCTCGGGGCGTGGCCTGCCTACACTTTGACTGCCGGGGCAGCGGCATTTCTCAGGGCGACTTCTCAGAAATGACCGTGACCCGCGAGGTGCAGGACACGGTGGCGGCCTTCGAGTACATGCGCCACCAACCCGGCCTAGACCCCGAACGGGTGATGTTGCTGGGCTTCAGCATGGGCGGCATCGTGGTGTCTTTGGCCGCCGCGCAGGTGAGGCCGCACCGTTTGGCGCTGTGGGCACCCGCCCTGCCGGAACTCTGGTTGCCCATGCTACGCGGCGGATTCGTGCCGCCAGTGATCAGCGATCACGGGGGCTGGCCCATCAGCCGGGAATTTTTGCTGGAAGTCACGCGCCTGAAACCGTTGGAAGCGGCGGCAGCGTGGGCACAAAGCATGGGCGGCGGTGTGGCCCGCGTGTTTCACGGCGACGCCGACCAAACCTGCCCGCCCGAATTTGGCGTGCGCTACGCTCAGGCTCTCGGCTGCGACGCAGTGGGCATTCCCGGCGGCACGCACACCTTCGAAAGCTTCAGCAGTACGGAAATGTTGTACACGGAAACCGTGCGGTTTTTGACGGGGGGGTAG
- a CDS encoding ABC transporter ATP-binding protein gives MTSPPPNVAVQVRDLRKSYTVHEKDPGFVGSVKSFFNRKSHEVDAVKGVSFDLAPGEVVGFLGPNGAGKTTTLKMLSGLLHPTGGTARVAGFEPRRRENAFLKQITLVMGQKQQLIWDLPALDSFLVNQAIYEIPDAQYRATMREFTEVLGLEGILKKQVRKLSLGERMKCELAAALLHRPKVLFLDEPTIGLDVNMQESVRAFVRDYNQRFGATVILTSHYMADVTALARRILVIDAGALVFDGDLASLAEQSSGGKTVRLQLRQPIPLAELSRYGQSAKVDGLSAELTVPRAEVSARAARLLADLDVADLTVEDPPIEAVMAELFGAGKEKAVADSVA, from the coding sequence ATGACCTCCCCGCCGCCCAACGTTGCCGTGCAGGTGCGCGACCTCCGCAAAAGTTACACCGTCCACGAAAAAGACCCCGGCTTCGTCGGCAGCGTCAAGTCGTTCTTCAACCGCAAATCGCATGAAGTGGACGCGGTGAAGGGCGTGTCCTTCGACCTCGCGCCGGGGGAAGTGGTGGGATTCTTGGGGCCGAACGGGGCCGGAAAGACCACCACCCTGAAAATGTTGTCGGGCCTGCTGCACCCCACGGGCGGCACTGCGCGAGTGGCAGGCTTCGAACCCCGGAGGCGCGAAAACGCGTTCCTCAAACAAATTACGTTGGTCATGGGCCAAAAACAACAACTGATCTGGGACTTGCCCGCCCTCGATTCCTTCCTCGTGAATCAGGCGATCTACGAGATTCCTGACGCGCAGTATCGGGCCACCATGCGCGAATTTACCGAGGTACTGGGGCTGGAAGGCATCCTGAAAAAGCAGGTACGCAAGCTGAGTTTGGGCGAGCGGATGAAGTGCGAACTGGCCGCCGCGCTGCTGCACCGCCCCAAGGTGCTGTTTTTGGATGAACCCACCATCGGCCTAGACGTGAATATGCAGGAAAGCGTGCGGGCCTTCGTGCGCGACTACAACCAGCGGTTCGGGGCCACCGTGATCCTGACCAGCCACTACATGGCCGACGTGACCGCGCTGGCCCGCCGAATTTTGGTCATCGACGCGGGCGCTTTGGTGTTCGACGGTGACCTCGCCAGCTTGGCCGAACAGAGCAGTGGCGGCAAAACGGTGCGGCTGCAACTGCGTCAGCCGATTCCGTTGGCGGAATTGTCGCGCTACGGCCAGAGCGCCAAAGTAGACGGCCTCAGCGCCGAACTGACCGTGCCTCGTGCGGAAGTCAGCGCCCGCGCCGCCCGCTTGCTGGCCGATTTGGATGTAGCCGACTTGACGGTAGAAGACCCACCGATTGAAGCGGTGATGGCGGAATTGTTCGGGGCTGGGAAGGAAAAGGCGGTGGCCGACAGTGTGGCTTAG
- a CDS encoding NADH:flavin oxidoreductase/NADH oxidase — MTAAAPLLFQPFKLAGLTLPNRAVVSPMCMYSSVGGLANEFHLVHLGQFALAGAGLIFTEAAAVSPEGRISPEDLGLWGDNHIVPLGRVTDFVHAQGGRIGIQLAHAGRKASTYAPWRGRGAVLPEQGGWTVIGPDDQPFSDTFPVPSAMTEADIHRVTADFVAATQRAVMAGFDAVEIHAAHGYLLHQFLSPLANSRTDSYGGSFENRTRFLLEVVRGVRAVWPMHLPLFVRISATDWAEGGWDTAQSMALAALLDREGVDAMDISSGGLTTAQQIPVGPAFQTPMAAQIKGVVPDLAVMTVGLIDTPELAERILQAGEADLIALGRPFLRDPHWVQSAAAALGVAPQQVNQYARSGR; from the coding sequence ATGACTGCCGCCGCGCCCCTGCTGTTTCAACCCTTCAAACTGGCGGGTCTTACCCTGCCCAACCGCGCCGTCGTGTCTCCGATGTGTATGTATTCGTCGGTGGGCGGCCTAGCCAACGAGTTTCATCTGGTGCATCTGGGCCAGTTTGCGCTGGCGGGCGCGGGCCTGATTTTTACCGAAGCCGCCGCCGTCTCCCCCGAAGGCCGCATCAGCCCCGAAGACTTGGGGTTGTGGGGCGACAACCACATTGTGCCGCTGGGCCGCGTGACCGATTTCGTGCATGCACAGGGCGGGCGCATCGGCATTCAGCTGGCGCACGCGGGGCGTAAGGCCAGCACCTACGCGCCTTGGCGGGGGCGCGGGGCGGTGCTGCCGGAACAGGGCGGCTGGACGGTCATCGGGCCGGACGATCAGCCGTTCAGCGACACGTTTCCCGTACCCAGCGCCATGACCGAGGCCGATATTCACCGGGTCACCGCTGATTTTGTGGCGGCCACCCAGCGGGCGGTGATGGCCGGATTCGACGCTGTAGAAATTCACGCCGCGCACGGCTATCTGCTGCATCAATTCCTCTCGCCGCTGGCAAATTCCCGCACCGACAGTTACGGCGGCAGCTTCGAAAACCGCACCCGCTTTTTGCTAGAGGTGGTGCGCGGCGTGCGGGCGGTGTGGCCCATGCATCTGCCCCTGTTCGTGCGGATCAGCGCCACCGACTGGGCCGAAGGCGGCTGGGACACCGCCCAGAGCATGGCGCTGGCGGCCCTGCTGGACAGGGAAGGCGTGGACGCGATGGACATCAGCAGCGGCGGCCTGACCACCGCCCAGCAAATCCCCGTCGGCCCCGCCTTCCAGACGCCGATGGCCGCCCAAATCAAGGGGGTGGTGCCCGATTTGGCCGTGATGACGGTGGGCCTGATCGATACGCCCGAGCTGGCAGAGCGGATTTTGCAAGCTGGAGAGGCTGACCTGATCGCGCTGGGCCGCCCCTTCCTGCGCGATCCGCATTGGGTGCAGTCGGCGGCGGCGGCGCTGGGGGTGGCCCCCCAACAGGTGAACCAGTATGCCCGCAGTGGGCGCTGA
- a CDS encoding ABC transporter permease, protein MTRYLRLIRIFTGATISAQLEYRANFLGAILASLGEVGVALLGIAVLFGQPGTVSVGGYSFYQALLVVGFFMLTEGFISVFVQPNMSKISEAVRTGSMDFTLLKPIDAQFNVSTRNLNVLRVTDILIGLGLIFYAASFLTVTLGGVLAAAVMYLSALVIVYCIWLALSTTAFWFVKTQNMSELFNGVFGAGRFPVTAFPVPVRAFLTFVVPIAFITTVPAQALTGGLSPVLALASPLVAAVLFVGSRLFWKKAVGSYTSASS, encoded by the coding sequence ATGACCCGTTACCTGCGCCTCATCCGCATTTTCACGGGCGCAACCATTTCAGCGCAGTTGGAATACAGGGCCAACTTTCTGGGCGCGATACTCGCCAGTCTCGGAGAAGTGGGCGTGGCGCTACTAGGCATCGCGGTGCTCTTTGGGCAACCCGGAACCGTCAGCGTGGGCGGCTACTCGTTCTATCAGGCGCTCTTGGTGGTCGGGTTTTTCATGCTCACCGAAGGCTTTATCAGTGTGTTCGTGCAGCCCAACATGAGCAAAATCTCCGAGGCTGTTCGCACGGGTAGCATGGATTTCACGTTGCTCAAGCCCATAGACGCGCAGTTCAACGTGTCCACGCGCAACCTGAACGTCCTGCGCGTCACCGACATTCTGATCGGCCTCGGCCTGATCTTCTATGCCGCGTCGTTTCTCACGGTCACGCTGGGGGGCGTGCTGGCCGCCGCCGTCATGTACCTGTCGGCCCTAGTCATCGTGTACTGCATCTGGCTGGCGCTCAGCACCACCGCGTTCTGGTTCGTCAAAACCCAAAATATGTCCGAACTCTTCAACGGCGTGTTCGGCGCGGGCCGTTTTCCGGTCACGGCTTTCCCTGTCCCCGTGCGGGCCTTCCTCACATTTGTCGTGCCCATCGCATTTATTACCACCGTGCCTGCCCAAGCCCTCACCGGAGGATTGTCGCCCGTGCTGGCGCTGGCCTCGCCGCTGGTAGCCGCCGTGCTGTTCGTGGGCAGCCGCCTCTTTTGGAAGAAAGCCGTAGGCAGTTACACGAGTGCAAGCAGTTGA